Below is a window of Camelus bactrianus isolate YW-2024 breed Bactrian camel chromosome 7, ASM4877302v1, whole genome shotgun sequence DNA.
TATCGTCTGCCCCGCGTGAAGGCAGGGAGGGAACTCATTATAAATGGTTCATTCAGCCATTTCAGTCGCCTTTTCCCGATAGTTACCCCGGGAGCGGCAGCTCAGAAGAGCTGCTGAACGTGTCTGTGCCGTGAGGGCGGCACCAGGACCCTAGTTCCCATCCAGCCCTCCCTGAGTTGACAGATCCCTGAATCCCGGAGTCTGTATAACTTAGCAAAGAAGTTCCTGGGCATTgtccctatttaaaaaaaaaaaaaatacactcttTTCTGAATAATTGTTGCTACTGAGTCTCAGCTAGGCACCAACACCAATTCTAATGTGCTATGTAAAGCAAGCGTCTCAGGCTGAAAACCAGCGTCAGCGCGAAGGCGACAACCTCACATACCATGGCCAGTTGCCGCCCGATGTTTCCCACTGTCACGCCTCCCGAGAAGAAGATGCAGGGCAGCCAGGAGCGGATGTAGAGGAAGTCTGGGGACGTGTacctggagggagagggagacgtGAGCCCGCGCAGCCGGCTCCCCGGTGCCCGCTCCGCCAACAACGCCTCAACACTGTGTCCACCGTGACTGCCTGGTTTTCCTCCACATCAGGTGTGTTACATCCACACAGGTTTCCTTTATGCTTACAACCTTTACAGACAGTGCATGTTTAACACGTGGATCAATGACAAGCAGTGTTTCTGAGAGTTTCATGCCTAAAGTTATGTCACTAGACACAGATAATAACCCCAGCCTAGTGGGCAGTCCTAATAAGTCAGGTAACAGCTTCTAGCTGGCGGTGATGTTTGAGGGCACGTGCTTACTGGTAGACACCGTTGTACACCAGCAGCTGGGTGATCAGAGTGGCGAGGAAAGCGATGGTGATCCCAAGGCCGAGGCCACTTCTTGAACGGTCGAATGTCCACCAAAGGCCCAAAGACAGGGCCGCTAGCGTCAAGGAGAGCTGAACGTTATTGGCAAAATCCAATTTCTGGTGACACAGAGTTAAGGAAAagtttaatactttttaatacaaccaaaaccaaacaaccccCAGGGCCGACGCGTCTGCACCACACAGCTCTCCATCCACAGAAGCTGCCCAGTGAGCCGCAGGAAGGCCTTGCTGGACACAAGACTGCCTTGCCATGATCAAGATGACATGGAACGCCTCCGGCATCACTGGGTCAAACTCGACTTTACAAGTAAACTTTCCGAAAGCCACACAGAAAATTCTACAGGGATTTCAGCCACAAATCAACGTATTTTACTAGCAAGTCTTCTATAGCcccacttttacttctttttttattagtAATTTGAACTGAGCAAGCACAGTCTTCGCCCCACGTCTGCAAGAAGCAGACACCTCATCACAGTGGCCTTCACCACAACTCAGCTGGTGGACACGCAGCTGGCTTGATCACGACACACTTATCAACTCTGACAAAACAAATCTGTCAGAGCCAAGATATCTTCTAATACTCCTTTTTGACATTCTCATCATTAAAATTGGAGTGGAGCAGATTTAAGAAGCAGTAACTCTAAAAATGCCTTTCtccaagatttaaaaatataatctagCTGTACTAAAGGAAACCGTAAATCTTTTGAGACCTAGTAACCTATGGCCCATTTTCTGAAAGCTGCACTATGTACATTTGTGTAATGCTGTCCACCTAGGCGTGCCCAGCTGCACCCTGGAGTTTGCGTCCACTAAGAACCCTATTCGAGAGGGCGCCGCTGTTGACTGGCCCTGGGACCTCCGTGCTCACAGCCAGGCTTCTCCTCAACCTTCTGGAAGACACAGCTCCTTACTGGGCCAAGGAGCCAGGTCTTCACAATGGAAGTATGTTTAAGGTAGAATTTACGGAACAAACTCCAAACCAAAAAAGGGAGGAGAGACGGGGCGTCCGCTCTGGTCCTGGTGTTACTGAACTGTTCCCTGAAATGAACTGAAAAGACTCCAAAAACCACTCTGAAAATTCTGCTTAGAGCAAACTGGGCAACACACTCTGAAGTTGCACTCGGAAGAAGACTGTCCAAGTCACCAGGAGGGTAACAGACATTTACTAAAAGTAACAGAACACCCGATGTGTAAGGTAAGACACTGCCCCGGGGGGCACAGCCATGGAAGGATACGGCACTGGCGTGGTTGATGCCGACAAAGACCGCCACGCAGCGCATGACGCTGGCCCACTCCCTCTTGAACTTGTGTGGCTCTCCGAGGCGACTGTCGATGCAGGGGTAGAGGAGGCCGACCACAGCTGTGCGGGAAGGAAGAGGTGGCGTCAGCGCTGCCAGCTTAAAGTGACGTGGTTTCCACGCAGCAGCTACTAAACCACTCCTTTTCCTAGAAGATTTACCAGCTACGGTATAATACTCAAATTTAAacagattttacatttttgttctCCTTGAGtactaacaacaaaaaaatcacactgttttgaaacatttaaaataaaaccgCAGTTCTTTGGTTTGAACCATGGAAGGGACAGAGCAGGGGGTTCATTACTCACTTACAAAACACTCAAACACCTGCGCAGCTGGCCTTGTGTTTGTGTCAGTGTCGTTCCATTTTACAGTGCAGAGGTGAGCGTCCACCAGTGCCGTGAGGCCACAGCATAAGCTGACATCCCTCAGACTCGCACCGATTCTGGGCACCTTTGTGTTGCTCTGACTTTGCCCTCTGGGTCACAAAAGCCACATTCCCAGAGGGTGGCCCTGCACTTGACGGTTAATGGGTTACAGCATTTTCTGCAGGAGCCCCTGAGCATGCCCTGGGCATCACCCGTGGGGCACTGGACAACCACGCTCGGCGGTCCCTGAGCCCAGGCACAGGAACAAGGCCTCGCTCCCAGTTCACCTGGTGGAACCTGGCTCTTCGTGTTTGTTGCCTCATGTGTAAAGTGATGAGGATTATGTAACtagaagacagaggaggaagagctTGCCGTGGTCTGGAATAGTGAGCAAATTTTCCCGGAAACAGGATTCACAGAGAATTCAGTCAGGGCAGACACTGGCATTCCatgagagaaaatggaaaaataaaagcaagagagaAGAGGGCGCGTGGTGACTGGTGGGGTGCAGACCGGGGGCCCAATTGTGGACACAAGCTCACTACATAAAGTCGCCCAGGTACTGCGGTTTGAGCCAGGCAGGAGCTACACCTGGTGTCCACGAAAGAGGGAACCATTTTAGGTTCctgaacagagaaagaaacacagtTTTAGCCAAACATTTGATGAAAGATTCTGTCTCAATTTCATATTACATTTTATCAAGTTCTAATTTTGGCGTTTCAGAAAATGGAATCAAACAATTCTGTAACTTTAGTTACTATAACTTATTCTTGCCCTTAAGGTTGAAAGCTAAATAGGTGGAAATGTACTAAGGAATTTTTCCCTTATACTCTTAACTGATGGTTAAAAAAAGGAAGTAGGGTATGAGCAATTGTGTTTCAGATATCCCTGGAATTCCTTGAAGCTTCAATTACAAAGATAGCCTAAACTAAAATGGTTCAGTGGTTTTAAGATCAAGTTTTTGATTCAGAGAAAGAAACTACTGTGCCAAAtgggatgaaaaataaaattctgcacTTAGATCTGCTTCTCAAAAACTATTCTTAATAGTATAACCTTATACTTagaatttagaaaaacaaagcaggatgCTGTCTTTCTGAGAACAAAGGTGAAAACATTTCTACCCACTGCCTGGTAAGCACAGCACCCCTCCTCTGATGTGTCCTGGCTGGAACACAGTTCTCCAGCTCCAAGCCTGGGGCTTCCCTGCTGTTTGGTGTGAGTCTGCCCAGAAGGCAGCATATTTCTACAGTGCAGGGGACACACCCAGACTCCATGGGGGAGGCAGGTAGTTATGAACAGCGGGCCACTCTGCTGTGTCCCCTTGGCCATGGTTGCTTAACCTGTCTGTAATTCAGTTTCtacgtctgtaaaatggagctataGCAGAGGACTGCTGTAAGGACTAATGCAGAGCACATAAAACACAAGGTAAGCCGTCCATGACCATCAGTCACAGAGCACACAGGAGGGCGCCCCTCCTGCAGTACTGCAGTCACTTAGGTCCGCACCTGTCCTGCCTGCCGACCACGGGATGCCCCACAGGGGCTGGTCTGCTCACTCGGTACTTGAAACAGCAAGCACCAGACAAATCAATGAATGCTGTGCGTCCAGACAAGTTCTGAGTGCTCTTCTGGGCCGAGATCATTTTGGCATTTTTATAAAACCGGCCAAATAACCAAGAAattctactcaaaaaaaaaaaaaatccacctgttCACAGTTTATAGACTGTTGATCCTGGGTTGTGTTTTGTGGCTGGTTGAGTGTACTAAGATCTAAACTCTGAACAGGGGTTCCTTTTCCCTACCAACGTCATCTACAGGGCCCAGCAGTTTTGGGAGGAAAGCCTGGCTTTGGCCACGTTCACTGGGCCATCCCGaaaaaggaagtgagggaggccAGCAGCTCTGCCCACCCAGCCCACGTGACGGTTTGTTTTCAGTCACCCAGAAGTGTAGCGTGTTGGTGGGGGCAGCCAATCGCACTTCAGTCCCGCCGCTCACCAGTTCCGCCCGCGGCCAATCCGGGCGGCGTGCTTAGGATGACAGCTGCGGGGCTCCCCCAACGCTGTCCTCAGGGCCAGGTCAGTAGGAGGGAAGGACCTCGGCCAGCCTGGCACAGACAGTTCTCGCCCCACCTCGTGTCCATCCCCGGGTTTCCTCTGGCCTCCAGAGACTAGCTGGGAGGGTCActgtcctctccttccttccttccctaaaCACGGTCACTGGAGATGTACACTTTTCCTTTGTGGATGGTCCCATTTTCAAATAAATGGTCCTCAGAGGCTGAAAAACGTTCTTAACCAAACATACGTTTTTCATTTCTACTCACCAGCTGCCGTCCCACAACAGGGAGGAACCCACCAGGCAGAGGAGAAGATAGTGGCGATGACCTCCTCAGGGAACAGGGTGACATTTCTCTGGACCTGCAGCAGGTTCAGCACCAGGGCCAGGACGACCCCCACTGAGAACAGCACCAGGCTCCTCTGCAGCAAGTGGTGGTGCCAGCTGTGGCCCCCCAAGCCAGAGCTCTGAGGCCCGGGGGCAGGGTCAGTGCCCCCGGCACCGTGGGCCACCAGCAGAGAGGGGCCGGACACTGAGGACGTAGTCATTTCTCCCACTTTGGCCTCCAGTCCTCCGGCACCGGCCCTCAGGTGGCTTCTGTGCTTCACACCCTTAGCACAGGGACAGCTCCAGAGGTGGTCGTCCAGTCTAGGCATCAGCCACCAGTCTGACGGGCTTTCCTGCAAGAAAAAGGGTGGAGAGGTGGAATCCCCATCAAGTTCACTTCCAAAACACAGCAGGTCCAGGTCCAGGGAGGCCCAGTCAGAGGGAGGGCTCTGCCCAGGTTCATTGCCGGCACGTCCAGGAAAGCCCTCAAGTCCCTCAGAGAGCGGGTTCGGGGGCAGCCCACGGGCAGGGACCACGGGGACGGGACTGCAAGGACACTGCCCACACGCCCCACCTTGGGGGGTGCACAGGCTGCTTTCAGCGGCAGCCAGGTGTTAGGTACACCTGAGTGTTAAGGTCCTGCGGCGATGCCCCTCTCCGTAAGCTCTGAAGTTCTGGCCCGTCCAGTACAAGTTTTCCAGACCTCGTCTGTCTGCAGGAGGCAGAGCCCAAGTTACTGGGGCCCTCCTGGACGGAGAGAAGCACTAGCCGGGCCAACACGGGCTTGGGGGTGCAGCCCCCATCTCCGAGGCTGGGGCTGGGATCTGGGCATGCGTTCAGGCCCGAAGGTTGGTGCCGAGGGCCCCAACGGAAGGCCGCCTGGAGGGGCGGCTGCTAGGAGTGGAGGCGCCGGGACCTCGACATCCCCGCCCGACCCGCCCCCGGACCTCCCCACCGCCCCCGGCCCGGTCCCCTTGCCGAGCCCCGCGTACCTGGCCGAGGGGGGCCCGCCCGCGGGCTCGCCGACGGAGGAGACCGCAGAGGGGTAGTCGCGGCCCAGACCGCCTGGAGTTGGGCCCGCGGCGGTCGGCGCGCGGCGCAGCTTATAAGGCAGGCGGCGGGGGTCCGGCTCACGTGACCCCGGTCCGGCCCGCCGCCCCGCCCTCGCGCCTGGAGGCGTGGCCTCCgcgggccccgccccgcccgcgcgCCCGTCCGCTCGGGGTCTGGTGAGGCTTCCGCGGCCAATCGGGGGCGGGCGGCCCATATGACGTCATCACACGCCAccgccgccccgcgcccggcGCGTTGGCTCGGGAGCGCGGACGGGCGGACGGACGGCGGGCTGGCGGCGCCGGGCGGGACTGCCGGGGCTCGGGGTGGGCGGGGGCCGGACGGAGGCACGGACGGCTGGGGCTGGCCGTGGCTGGCGGGGCCGGACTGCCGGAcggcgggggcgggaggggaaGAGCGGAGCCGGCAGAGAGCGCCCCGCGCAGGTTCCGCCCGGACGGCGGCGGAGGGCGATTTCCAGCCCTCGGCAGCCGCGGGCCTGGCGTCCGCGGGCTGCACACCCTGGGTCCAGATCCTCACCCAGGCGTGGCCCGTTCGTAAGCGTCCCCTTGGGGAAGGCCGTCCGCTTGGTCACTCTGCACCTGCGTGTCTCCTGATGATGCTGCGACCTCTCCTCCACGTCCCGAGCCTCCGGATGGTCACCACGCCTGCTGATTTCAGGCAGGTCCGTGCAAGCAGTGACCAGAAGGTGCTGGCTCGTAGTCAGGGCCCGGAGACAGGAGTTGTTTATTACGTGTGCAAGGATGTATGTCAAACACGAAGGATGTTTCATGTCTCCCAGACACCAGAGTGGTTCAGAAACCTTTTTTTCACATAAGACCCTTTGtgaaaatgtaaatgataaaaGTTTCATTCATAAAGTAATGTCTTCTAGTTTCTAATCGCCTTTCCTCCCATTGGAAAACAAACCATGGAAACCAGTCAGGAAAATTAAGTTTTatcttgttgatgtggtatatGTGTATCCTGTTTGCTATGTGGGCCACGCCACCTAAACAGGAGGGCAGGCCCCATGCCAACTGAAAACCCACATCTTGTTGAGCCAAGAGCACGTTATTTAAGATGTGTGTGAACGACGATAGAGAAAGTCTGGTCTTTTGTGGTGTTTGTGGGTGAGCAGAGACTGGGGGGATGTTTGTGCTCTCAGTAGCAAACCTCATGGCCAAGAGACCCCGCAGGTTTAGGCAGCCTGAAATACCACGTTGTGTGGCATTTTCAACATTAGGGTTTGTCGCTTTATgccagaagtttaaaaaaaaaaaccctgaaacatCTTCCTGAGGTATCTGTATTTCATTCTGGAGGGAGGTGCAGGGGGAGGATTGACAGGAATTTGTAATGGTACCCAGGAGTCTTCACTGAAGAGTAATGCTTGCAGTGGATGTGTTCGCCTTTCCTGAACCATAATGGTGTTTCATTAGGAAACATGGAAAGCACTATGTAAAGATGTTTGCCTTGTTAGTTTGTTACTGttcccctccccccgccatcAGTACcagtttctcttttctgtcaCCTCCACCTTACAGACCAGACACAGCCTGGTTGTATGGATGTCCCACCCCCAGTACATGATGCCAACCTGGCACGAACTTAATCTGATCTGTGAAAGCATAAATTAAAAGTGTCGTCACTATGGATTAGAATAGAAAATTGCTCAGGAACGGTTATGTTCAATCAAGACAGCATTTGCTAGCTGTGTGCCTTGTCTTCATTTCTTGAGCATGACCCAGACAAAGCAAGAGTGGATGGAGAGGAGGGGTTCCATCTTCAGCTCTGCCTGCAGGTGGACAGAACCAGGCgttcctctctctgccccattCTCTACTCTGTACTTTGTTCCCCAAAGTTCAGAGCAGTTTTGACTTCAAGGAATCCGGGTCTTGGCCGTTATCTCCGCTCCACCTTGCATGAGTGCCtgaagaaatgtgtgtgtgtgtatacacatactaTCACAGTAACATTGGAACTTTGTGgtagcaaaaatataaaaagctgTCCAGCTATCAGCCGATAGGACGCTGGCTAGACAAGAGATGGCACACTGTATGATCATGTAGATAACAGGATGGGTACTGTGTAGCTGAGAGTCAGTCCAGCCACCAGAAGCCTGTGCTGGGTCTCCACTACCACGTCGTCAGCCTTAAGTCCCGGACAGTCTTAACCTGTTATGTATGCTACAGATTGAGCTCTTAAACTCATAGAGATCCATGTACATCACAGCCTTGACCCTGAAGTGTAGGCATGTCATGGATTCAACTGGGAAACAGCAGAAAATGCAGGAAGCTTCTCTTCAGCACGTCTGCTTTCAAAACCTGGTTTATCCACACAAATGGAGCCCCGTAAGCCAGGGTGACAGCTCTTTGCTTTCGTACCGAGCTGCCATGTACAGGGATTCCTGACAGCACAGAAATCAGTGTATCTGTCTCCTGGGATCTAAAgtggttttcttcatttttgtccCCTGCCATCCTGCCCAGCTATGCAGACCCAGCACCCTTCGGTTCTAATACCCCTTATGTCCAAGTGCATACCTTATAAAAGGACTTTGTGGGCTCCTGTGCTGTCTGTCTGCAATGTGGAAGAGAGCTGTCAGTCCGTTCGCTAACTGGCGTGTTGAGGTCTGCTCACTCAATTACCCTTTTCCTCTGCCTGAGTCCATGTTGGTACAGGCAGCCTCTGACTCTCCATCCCTCTTGTATCCACGCTGAGACTTTATGAACCAGGGGCCTCCCGGGCCACGCAGAGGCCCTGTGGACCTGTGGGAGGGCTGCCTGTGGGCTGTGTTCTGCTGGGTCCCTGCCGAGGGCTGTCAGTGTGGCCCCAGTCTCAGGTAGCGTTTGTCACTGCCTCCCCAGGTGTGTGTGGTTTGCCTAGGTGCCTTTGGAGTCTGGTCCCATGAATGAAGTCAGTCCAGGGGAATGACGTGGAAGAATTTGAATTTGCTCTCTTGGAGAACGCAGCTTCCGTAACTGAAACCATGTTCAAATGTTTTGAGAGTTTGAAATTCCATTATCTCCAGCGAGGCTTTTATTGATGTAGTTTCCCTAGTCAACGTGGGCTCTCTGTTGAACATAACGAGATCTATGCTCTGCAGCCCCAGTTGGTCACTCTGAGCTAAGTGTCTGGGGAAGTGTGCTCATGAGGGTACCATTTAGTTCTTAAGTGTCCTGCTCTGTATTAATCATTATGGATGTGCTATTGCACAAGGAGTATTTACTGTTGTTTACCAACTAAACCCAGTGCCGTGACTTCTCCCCAGTCACTCACTGACGTAACAGTACTCACTAGCTCTTTTAGACACAGGTGAATCCTGGGACCGTGGTGTGGGTGGTGCGTGTTCTAAGGACTTTTGAGATGTCATGTGAGCAATCTACTGCCTTAGTCTgtgttcctactatcctttttaTTATAACGTTAAtaactttataatattttttaaaatagggtaGATGGTTATATTATTTGTTAATAGAAAAACATCACATGCTCCTTgtaaaacattcagaaaatatggaaaaatatatttta
It encodes the following:
- the INSIG1 gene encoding insulin-induced gene 1 protein isoform X2, whose product is MPRLDDHLWSCPCAKGVKHRSHLRAGAGGLEAKVGEMTTSSVSGPSLLVAHGAGGTDPAPGPQSSGLGGHSWHHHLLQRSLVLFSVGVVLALVLNLLQVQRNVTLFPEEVIATIFSSAWWVPPCCGTAAAVVGLLYPCIDSRLGEPHKFKREWASVMRCVAVFVGINHASAKLDFANNVQLSLTLAALSLGLWWTFDRSRSGLGLGITIAFLATLITQLLVYNGVYQYTSPDFLYIRSWLPCIFFSGGVTVGNIGRQLAM
- the INSIG1 gene encoding insulin-induced gene 1 protein isoform X1, with translation MPRLDDHLWSCPCAKGVKHRSHLRAGAGGLEAKVGEMTTSSVSGPSLLVAHGAGGTDPAPGPQSSGLGGHSWHHHLLQRSLVLFSVGVVLALVLNLLQVQRNVTLFPEEVIATIFSSAWWVPPCCGTAAAVVGLLYPCIDSRLGEPHKFKREWASVMRCVAVFVGINHASAKLDFANNVQLSLTLAALSLGLWWTFDRSRSGLGLGITIAFLATLITQLLVYNGVYQYTSPDFLYIRSWLPCIFFSGGVTVGNIGRQLAMGVPEKPHSD